Below is a genomic region from Granulicella sibirica.
CGCCGCATCATCGCCGCAGCAGAGAAGAAGGCCGAGGAACTCGGCCAGCCTATGAACGTAGCCGTCGTCGACGAGGGCGGAAACCTCATCGCCTTCGAGCGTATGGCCAACGCCTGGCTAGGCTCGATTGACATCTCCCAGAAAAAAGCCTGGACCTCCCGCGCCTTCGACATCACCACCAAAGACCTCGGTGCTAACTCGCAATCCGGCGACCAGTTCTTCGGCATCCACGCCTCGAACGACGGCAAGGTCATGATCTTCGCCGGCGGCGTTCCCCTCAAGCAGGACGGCAAAGTCGTCGGAGCCATCGGCGTCAGCGGAGGCTCCGGCGTCCAGGACCACGCAGTCGCCGAAGCGGGCGCTGCCGCTCTCTAAGTCCAATCGACCCAGGAAGCAGGGGCGCCCCATCCTCGCCGACAGCACCATCGTCGGCTAGGGCGGGAACGTAAACCGCCTAGCCGCCTTACTCCAACCCTCCTTCGCCATACGCCCCAGCCACACCCCCACCAAAAGTCCGAGGCCCATTCAGACCACCACTCAACGTTCCATTCTCAAGCGAACTCCCAATCTGCCACATCGCCGCTAGAGCCCCGATATATCGCAGTTGCAACTCCAGCACCGTCCTCCGCGCAACGAGAACCTGCGGGTAAGCCTGTGCCATCTCGTTGTACTTCGCCTCATAGAGCTGTGACGCACGCGTTGCCCTCGGTAAAATACTGCTGCGATAGAGTCCCGCCTCTTGCCTCGCCGTCTGGTAGCTCTCGATCATTGGCTCCGCCGACTCACGCAACGCGAGCTGGATCCGCCGTACCTCCTGACGCGCACGCTCCGCCTCCGCCTGGGCAGCCTCGATATTTCCCTGATTTCGATTCCACAGGGGCACGGAGATCCCCGCCGAAGCGAAACTTTGCGGCCCAACCTTGCCTGCGGTTGTGTTGTTCAGCTGCTCAAAGTTGAACTGCTCCCCCGCCTTCAACTGCAGGTCCGGCGCAACTTCCCGTCGTGCACTCGCCAGCCTCGCCTCCGCCGCCGCGACTTTGCTCTGCGCCTCCATCACCGCTGGATTCTCTTGAAGCACGTGATCAAGCAGTGCACCAGCCTCTATCGCAGGCACCGCCGCCAGGTCTCCGGTCAAAGGCTCAGCCTCCATCTGAGGAGACCCCGCCAACGCAGCCAGACTCCGAAACCGCCCAAGAAACATCCTCTGCGCCTCGGCCGAGGCGATCACCGCCTGCTCCTCCTCCACCTCGGTCATCAGCACATCCGGTGCATCGGCCTGCCCCACATTCGCAAGCTGATGCGCCGTCTCAACCGCATCCTGAGCCACCCCAAGAAGCCGCCGCCGAACCTGTACTGTTTCCTGTGCTGCTAGCGTTGCAAAGAACGCCTGCGTCACATCCGCCCGCACCCTCGCTGCCTGGACCTCGATCCCAATGGACCCAACCTGCGCCTCAGCCTCGAGCGCCTTGCGTCGCATCGAAAGCTTTCCCCCAAGCGGAATCATCTGCCCGACGAATGCTCCCTGCTCGCCGCCACCGAACGAGCCACCCCGAATCTGGTCGCCCTGATACCCGATCGTCGGGTTAGGAAACAAGCCAGCCTGCACCGCAAGACCTTGCGTGCGCCGCACATCAGCACGTGCCTGGTCCAGCGTAGGATTTGAAGCCTTCGCTCTAGATAGAAAATCATCGAGAGAAAGCGCAGGCCGCTTCGCAATCTCCCCGAGCAGATCGTTCGCAGGAGCAAGCGCGGGAAGACCATTCTCTGGCTTCATCGCCGCGTGATCCATGGGCATCGTCATACCCTGTTGCCCAAACGAAGCAGTCCCCGCGACCATCACGACGGTCAGCATGAAGGAGGCACGCAGGCCCATCACGCCCTCCCTTCCGTCGCCGCACCAAGCATCGGAGCATACGGATCGTTTACCCGTTTCGCCTCCCGCATGCGTCCGATCACCTCGGCATACGTATCCGGCGACAGCACCCGAACGAAGTTCATCATGCCCATCATGAACCCGCTCCACCCTGGCCTCAGCCCATAGTTCTCCGGCCGCTCGACCATCGCATCCATCGCCATCCCCGGACTCTCCATGAACGCATCCTGAGGAAAGTTCGGCACGCTGTTCGCATCCGCCGCAATCTCAGGAGTCGCCCCGCCCATACTCATTCCCGGCATCGCTTGCATCGCCTTGGCAGTCATAGCCCCATTTGAAGTCTGCATGTCGTTCGTACTCCCAAAGCCAAGCCCGCGCCCAAGGCTCGTCCCGTAGTCATCTCCCATCGGAGCACCTGGCGTCCCCTGCATCATCCCCATGCCCGACTCCATATCCACCCCTGCCGGCTGATGCCCCATCACGCTCCGCGTCATTCGCCCTACATTCGATGACATCTGGTTCATCATGTGGTGCGGCAGATGGCAGTGCAGCATCCAGTCGCCCGGGTTCGTCGCGACAAACTCCACGTCGCGCGCCTGCGCCACGCCCACAAGCACCGTGTTGCCCGGCCACCAGCCCGCTTCGGGAATCCTCCCGCCTTCGGTCCCGGTCGTGTAGAAGGTATTCCCATGCAGGTGCATTGGATGGTGGTCCATCCCGAGATTCACAAACCGAATCCTGACGCGATCTCCCTGCCGGACAATAAGCGGCGTCGTCGCTGGCCCCGACTTGCCATTCAGCACGAGCCAGTTGAATTCCATGTTCATCGTGTTCGGGATCGTGCTGTTCGGCAGCACGGCGTACTCCTGCAGGTGGATCAGGAAGTCTTTGTCGCAATGCGGTTGATACGGCGTCTTCGGATGCATGATGAATCCGCCAAGCATCCCCGCCATTTCCTGCATCGCCATGTGCGAGTGGTAGAAGTACGTCCCGGTCTGGTGAATGTCGAACTCGTAGACGAACGACCCACCTGGAGGCACGAGCGACTGCGAGATCCCGGGCATGCCATCGAACGGAATCCGATCCTCGAACCCGTGCCAGTGCATTGACGTCGCCTCCGGAAGATGGTTCTCGAACAGCACGCGAACGTGATCGCCTTCTGTGACCTGTATCGTCGGCCCCGGAGATGATCCGTTGAATCCCCAAAGGTCGAGCGTCCTGCCCGGGAGAATCGTCTGCTTCACTACTTCGGCACGCAGATGGAAGACCTTCGTCCGTCCGTCCATCGTGTACTCCAGATCACCCACATCTGGCGTAATCACCGGCAGGTAAGACCCTGACTTCACCGGACGCGCCTTCACCGCCGCATGGTTTGCAGGCTGCGAACGCATCGGCATCGACATGCCCGGAGACATCTGCATCTGTTGGGCCGCAAGGGTACGCGCGCCGAGAAGTCCGGCGCCAACACTGAAAGCACGCTGCAGAAAGCTGCGGCGATTGCTCATGGAACACTCCTGAATCGATCTGGTCTGGGAAGGAAGTACGCACGCACGAAGGCGTCGC
It encodes:
- a CDS encoding GlcG/HbpS family heme-binding protein codes for the protein MIQLADARRIIAAAEKKAEELGQPMNVAVVDEGGNLIAFERMANAWLGSIDISQKKAWTSRAFDITTKDLGANSQSGDQFFGIHASNDGKVMIFAGGVPLKQDGKVVGAIGVSGGSGVQDHAVAEAGAAAL
- a CDS encoding TolC family protein, which produces MGLRASFMLTVVMVAGTASFGQQGMTMPMDHAAMKPENGLPALAPANDLLGEIAKRPALSLDDFLSRAKASNPTLDQARADVRRTQGLAVQAGLFPNPTIGYQGDQIRGGSFGGGEQGAFVGQMIPLGGKLSMRRKALEAEAQVGSIGIEVQAARVRADVTQAFFATLAAQETVQVRRRLLGVAQDAVETAHQLANVGQADAPDVLMTEVEEEQAVIASAEAQRMFLGRFRSLAALAGSPQMEAEPLTGDLAAVPAIEAGALLDHVLQENPAVMEAQSKVAAAEARLASARREVAPDLQLKAGEQFNFEQLNNTTAGKVGPQSFASAGISVPLWNRNQGNIEAAQAEAERARQEVRRIQLALRESAEPMIESYQTARQEAGLYRSSILPRATRASQLYEAKYNEMAQAYPQVLVARRTVLELQLRYIGALAAMWQIGSSLENGTLSGGLNGPRTFGGGVAGAYGEGGLE
- a CDS encoding multicopper oxidase family protein; its protein translation is MSNRRSFLQRAFSVGAGLLGARTLAAQQMQMSPGMSMPMRSQPANHAAVKARPVKSGSYLPVITPDVGDLEYTMDGRTKVFHLRAEVVKQTILPGRTLDLWGFNGSSPGPTIQVTEGDHVRVLFENHLPEATSMHWHGFEDRIPFDGMPGISQSLVPPGGSFVYEFDIHQTGTYFYHSHMAMQEMAGMLGGFIMHPKTPYQPHCDKDFLIHLQEYAVLPNSTIPNTMNMEFNWLVLNGKSGPATTPLIVRQGDRVRIRFVNLGMDHHPMHLHGNTFYTTGTEGGRIPEAGWWPGNTVLVGVAQARDVEFVATNPGDWMLHCHLPHHMMNQMSSNVGRMTRSVMGHQPAGVDMESGMGMMQGTPGAPMGDDYGTSLGRGLGFGSTNDMQTSNGAMTAKAMQAMPGMSMGGATPEIAADANSVPNFPQDAFMESPGMAMDAMVERPENYGLRPGWSGFMMGMMNFVRVLSPDTYAEVIGRMREAKRVNDPYAPMLGAATEGRA